One Falsihalocynthiibacter arcticus DNA segment encodes these proteins:
- a CDS encoding DsbA family protein, protein MSIRNLTTSVALCLAVPFAAYADGVSDERIKELALEAILENPQIVMEAVAILEKQRLEDESLAVADVLTSQRALLEQDPNAPVLGNRDGDVTVVEFFDYNCPYCRSAMGEVQAMLKKDQNVRLVYREWPILGEGSVFASKAALAARNQGKYEEFHWALMGMKGRADEKSVLAIAKDIGLDVDVLRQDMDSPEVAEHIASSMSLSQTLGFNGTPSFVIGNQLVPGFVEQAQLSEYVDAVREGQE, encoded by the coding sequence ATGAGCATTAGGAATTTAACCACGTCGGTGGCGCTGTGTCTTGCGGTCCCTTTTGCAGCGTATGCAGATGGGGTTAGCGACGAGCGGATAAAAGAACTTGCCCTAGAGGCCATTCTTGAAAACCCTCAAATAGTCATGGAAGCGGTTGCGATCCTCGAAAAACAGCGCTTGGAAGACGAGTCATTGGCCGTGGCTGATGTGCTCACAAGTCAGCGTGCTCTTTTGGAACAAGACCCAAATGCACCGGTTTTAGGCAATCGGGACGGCGATGTGACTGTGGTTGAATTCTTTGACTACAATTGCCCCTATTGTCGAAGTGCGATGGGTGAAGTTCAAGCCATGCTCAAAAAAGATCAAAATGTGCGCTTGGTGTATCGGGAGTGGCCCATCCTTGGCGAGGGTTCAGTATTTGCGTCCAAAGCGGCGCTTGCCGCGCGCAATCAGGGGAAATACGAAGAGTTTCATTGGGCGCTCATGGGTATGAAGGGGCGCGCCGATGAGAAGAGCGTTCTCGCAATTGCTAAGGATATCGGTCTTGATGTCGACGTGCTTCGGCAGGACATGGACTCCCCAGAGGTTGCAGAACATATCGCGAGTTCCATGAGCCTTAGTCAAACCTTGGGGTTCAACGGAACCCCTTCCTTTGTGATCGGCAACCAACTCGTCCCCGGATTCGTCGAACAGGCGCAGCTTTCAGAATATGTTGACGCCGTGCGAGAGGGGCAGGAATGA